A window from Rana temporaria chromosome 8, aRanTem1.1, whole genome shotgun sequence encodes these proteins:
- the LOC120909375 gene encoding zinc finger protein OZF-like, whose protein sequence is MEPEPSHTSEILDLTLEIICLVTGEKCAVVKMVSIESLLQGMYPPMLRGKGKSPTMKPPPQSPTSEGKNDKKILEVTQKIIDLLTGEAFLEDCPSFQKNVVMDSHHPTSPDLSEEAESIQICSVIKEESDPDEEETILNKGISTQTEDTAITIKEESKFSGRGSWNRRKLPPLAQIEQNDPQNIDLCDDHRHTMSTAVKEEMEKDDLEEDYTSFTIKEELFLTNVLDSLGQTSQMGPTFPQDWSIHEEIGAPYIAGGSTQSGASQSSQAKIYNCDGCDKSFTSSCDFLKHQLMYQGPHSLSCQECGKCFATEEQLVKHHRVHTRPKPYNCSECEKSFPLKQLLVIHQRSHTGEKPYACKDCGKCFSQRSSLGKHMRSHSGEKPYPCPVCGKRFGSRPTLIIHHQSHTDEKPFVCSECGRRFHQKIALIKHQRIHTGERPYLCAECGKRFTQKHSLSMHKRTHSGEKPFECSECGRCFSRNSLLIVHQRIHSGEKPYSCTECGKSFRHKSVLSNHQLTHTRAQSFPCPECGKCFNRSCYLILHQRVHQRARTPKSLLTD, encoded by the exons ATGGAGCCGGAGCCGAGCCACACGTCCGAGATACtggacctcaccctggagatcatctgcctggtgaccggagag AAATGTGCGGTGGTGAAGATGGTGTCTATTGAGAGCCTCTTACAAGGAATGTATCCACCTATGTTGAGAGGAAAGGGCAAAAGTCCCACCATGAAGCCTCCACCTCAATCCCCAACATCTGAGGGGAAAAACGACAAGAAGATCCTGGAAGTCACCCAGAAGATCATCgatctgctgacaggagag GCATTTTTAGAAGATTGTCCATCTTTCCAGAAGAATGTTGTGATGGATAGCCACCACCCCACCTCACCAg ATTTATCGGAGGAAGCAGAGTCGATACAGATTTGCAGTGTGATAAAGGAAGAATCGGATCCTGATGAGGAAGAAACCATCTTGAATAAAGGCATCAGTACACAGACCGAGGACACAGCGATCACAATTAAGGAAGAATCCAAATTTTCGGGCAGAGGCTCTTGGAACCGTAGAAAATTGCCCCCACTGGCACAAATTGAGCAGAACGACCCCCAAAACATTGACCTCTGTGATGACCATAGACATACAATGTCTACTGCTGTTAAGGAGGAGATGGAAAAAGATGACCTTGAGGAGGACTATACATCTTTTACTATAAAAGAAGAATTATTTTTGACCAATGTATTAGATTCCTTGGGACAAACCTCGCAGATGGGCCCAACCTTTCCTCAAGATTGGAGCATACATGAAGAAATTGGAGCTCCCTATATAGCAGGTGGAAGCACTCAGTCAGGGGCTTCGCAAAGCTCACAGGCCAAGATCTACAACTGCGACGGGTGTGATAAAAGCTTCACCAGCAGCTGCGACTTCCTCAAACACCAGTTGATGTATCAAGGGCCTCATTCCCTCTCCTGCcaggagtgcgggaagtgtttcgcCACAGAGGAGCAGCTGGTGAAGCACCACCGAGTCCACACAAGGCCGAAGCCGTACAACTGCTCTGAGTGCGAGAAGTCCTTCCCTCTGAAGCAGTTGCTCGTAATACACCAACGTagtcacactggggagaagccatatGCCTGTAAGGACTGCGGCAAGTGTTTCTCCCAGCGATCGTCGCTCGGGAAGCACATGCGGTCCCACTCGGGAGAGAAGCCGTACCCGTGCCCCGTGTGTGGGAAGAGATTCGGCAGCAGGCCCACCCTCATAATCCACCACCAGAGTCACACGGATGAGAAGCCCTTTGTGTGCTCGGAATGCGGGAGGCGCTTCCACCAGAAGATCGCACTGATAAAGCACCAGCGCATTCACACGGGAGAGAGGCCGTACTTGTGCGCAGAGTGCGGGAAGCGCTTCACGCAGAAGCATTCGCTGTCCATGCACAAACGGACCCATTCTGGCGAGAAGCCCTTCGAGTGCTCGGAGTGCGGAAGGTGCTTCTCCCGTAACTCGCTTCTCATCGTTCACCAGAGGATCCATTCCGGGGAGAAGCCATACTCCTGTACGGAGTGTGGGAAGTCCTTCCGCCATAAGTCAGTGCTGAGCAACCACCAGCTGACTCATACCAGGGCGCAGTCTTTTCCTTGTccggagtgcgggaagtgttttaaCCGCAGCTGCTACCTCATTCTACACCAAAGAGTCCACCAAAGGGCCCGCACGCCAAAGAGTTTGCTCACCGATTAA